In Oryctolagus cuniculus chromosome 18, mOryCun1.1, whole genome shotgun sequence, the DNA window GCGGTAGGGAGCACCTACAACACACACAGAAGGCCAAAGAATCCAGGGGGAGAGGGGTTGGGGGTCAAGAGGCCGAGGGAAGCTGGCACTGCCCAAGTGCATGTCCTTGACCCTCCCCAGAACTCTTGGAGGGACATCCAGCATGGCCAGCAGCCTTCGGATTCCAGGCAGCCTGGGGTCAAGCCTGAGGCTCCAGGTGGGGCAGGGGTGCTCCCTGGCCCTGACAGCCCTCACTCTCTTCCCCAGATTACGCCACGGTGCAGACAGTGGGCATGACCCTGGCCACCATAATGTTCCTAGTGGGCATCATCATCATCCTCAGTGAGTCTGAGCCCAACCCCCCCTTTCCCCGGGCACCTGCACTCCCCCAGCTGCCTCTGGCCCACAGCCTTACCTCCTACATcctgtctccctgtttctctctctctctctctcctcctaacAGGCAAGAAAGTCAAGTGCAGGAAGGCCGACTCCAGGTCTGAGAGGTCTGGCAGCAGTGggcagagggggcggggggcATATCCCTAATAGCCCCGCCCATCAAGCCCGTGGCTGCTGGACCTCATGGTGCTTTGCTCTCATCTTTGTCCCCACAGCCCAACCTGCAAGTCCTGTAAATCGGAGCTGCCCTC includes these proteins:
- the FXYD7 gene encoding FXYD domain-containing ion transport regulator 7 isoform X2; this translates as MATPTQTPTNAPEEPDPFYYDYATVQTVGMTLATIMFLVGIIIILSKKVKCRKADSSPTCKSCKSELPSSAPGGGGV
- the FXYD7 gene encoding FXYD domain-containing ion transport regulator 7 isoform X1; protein product: MATPTQTPTNAPEEPDPFYYDYATVQTVGMTLATIMFLVGIIIILSKKVKCRKADSRSESPTCKSCKSELPSSAPGGGGV